A single window of Synechococcus sp. C9 DNA harbors:
- the rpoD gene encoding RNA polymerase sigma factor RpoD has protein sequence MTQVRDALPTLADPSLDDLGDAPGDDLSDLELLDELDDPEEESSTPSRSGRKRAGAKKNPYTEDSIRLYLQEIGRIRLLRADEEIELARQIAELLEFERQRENWIHQHGCLPSESTWAELVGLPLADFQRRLRQGYRAKEKMVQSNLRLVVSIAKKYMNRGLSFQDLIQEGSLGLIRAAEKFDHEKGYKFSTYATWWIRQAITRAIADQSRTIRLPVHLYETISRIKKTTKILSQEMGRKPTEEEIATRMEITIEKLRFIAKSAQLPISLETPIGKEEDSRLGDFIEADGETPEDQVAKHLLREDLESVLSTLSARERDVLRLRYGLDDGRMKTLEEIGQTFNVTRERIRQIEAKALRKLRHPNRNSILKEYIR, from the coding sequence ATGACCCAGGTGCGTGATGCTCTCCCCACCCTTGCCGACCCTTCCCTCGATGACTTGGGCGATGCCCCTGGAGATGACCTGAGCGACCTGGAACTCCTGGACGAATTGGACGATCCAGAGGAGGAAAGCAGTACGCCGAGCCGTTCCGGGCGCAAACGGGCGGGGGCGAAGAAAAATCCCTATACGGAAGACTCAATTCGGCTGTATTTGCAGGAAATTGGGCGGATTCGGCTGTTGCGGGCGGATGAGGAGATTGAACTGGCTCGGCAGATTGCGGAATTGCTGGAATTTGAACGGCAGCGGGAGAACTGGATTCACCAGCACGGCTGTCTCCCGAGCGAAAGCACCTGGGCGGAATTGGTGGGTTTACCGTTGGCGGATTTTCAGCGGCGGTTGCGCCAGGGGTATCGGGCGAAGGAAAAAATGGTGCAATCCAACCTGCGGCTGGTGGTTTCCATTGCCAAAAAATACATGAATCGGGGGTTATCGTTTCAGGATTTGATCCAAGAGGGCAGTTTGGGTTTGATCCGTGCCGCCGAAAAGTTTGACCACGAAAAAGGCTACAAATTTTCCACCTATGCCACCTGGTGGATACGCCAAGCCATCACCCGGGCGATTGCCGACCAGTCCCGCACCATTCGTCTGCCGGTGCATCTCTACGAAACCATTTCTCGCATCAAAAAAACCACCAAAATTCTCTCTCAGGAAATGGGGCGCAAACCGACGGAAGAGGAAATTGCTACCCGCATGGAAATTACCATCGAAAAGCTCCGGTTTATTGCCAAATCTGCCCAGTTACCCATTTCCCTGGAAACCCCCATCGGTAAGGAAGAGGATTCCCGGTTGGGGGATTTTATTGAGGCGGATGGGGAGACCCCGGAGGATCAGGTGGCAAAGCATCTCCTGCGGGAAGATTTGGAAAGTGTGTTGAGTACCTTGAGTGCCCGGGAGCGGGATGTGTTACGCCTCCGGTATGGGTTAGATGACGGTCGTATGAAGACCCTAGAAGAAATCGGTCAAACGTTTAATGTCACCCGGGAGCGTATCCGCCAAATCGAAGCCAAAGCCCTGCGGAAACTGCGCCATCCCAACCGCAACAGCATTCTTAAGGAATATATCCGTTAA
- a CDS encoding MinD/ParA family protein encodes MSQIISVHSFRGGTGKSNLTANLSVTMALGGRRVGIVDTDIQSPGIHAIFGLDEDDMRLSLNDYLWGRCRIEEAAVDVTEVVPSESGKIFLIPSSLRAGEIARVLREGFDMSLLSEGFDELIDTLQLDYLFIDTHPGLNEETLLSIAISDCLLLILRPDRQDYQGTAVTVEVARKLDIPQLLLLVNKMPQSFAPEVIRQQVEQSYQATVAGIFFENEEMLQLASSGVFCLRYPDHPFTQEVRKVAAQIGATTAS; translated from the coding sequence ATGTCCCAAATCATCTCTGTCCATTCCTTCCGGGGGGGGACGGGCAAATCCAATCTCACCGCCAATCTTTCCGTTACGATGGCTCTGGGCGGACGGCGGGTCGGCATTGTGGATACGGATATTCAATCCCCGGGCATCCATGCCATCTTCGGTCTGGATGAGGACGATATGCGCCTGTCCTTGAATGACTACCTGTGGGGTCGCTGTCGTATCGAAGAAGCCGCCGTGGATGTCACCGAGGTGGTGCCCTCAGAATCCGGGAAAATTTTTTTGATCCCCTCCAGTTTGCGAGCGGGGGAAATTGCCCGGGTGTTGCGGGAAGGCTTCGACATGAGTTTGCTGAGCGAAGGGTTTGATGAACTGATCGACACCCTCCAATTGGATTACCTATTTATTGACACCCACCCGGGCTTGAATGAGGAAACCCTGCTCTCCATTGCCATTTCCGACTGTTTACTCCTGATTCTGCGCCCCGACCGCCAGGACTACCAGGGCACCGCCGTCACCGTGGAAGTCGCCCGCAAGCTGGACATTCCCCAACTTTTGCTCCTGGTCAATAAAATGCCCCAGTCCTTTGCCCCGGAGGTAATTCGCCAACAGGTGGAACAGAGCTACCAGGCGACGGTGGCGGGCATTTTCTTTGAAAATGAGGAAATGTTGCAACTCGCCAGTAGTGGCGTATTCTGCCTGCGCTACCCCGACCACCCCTTCACCCAAGAGGTACGCAAGGTGGCCGCCCAAATTGGTGCAACTACCGCCAGTTAA